CTGCGGACCAAGGAGCGGCTCCGCCTCCATCAGCTGCTGCAAACAGCGATCGCATGTAAGCAGATGCTCGTCGATGCATTTGCGCTCATCTTCGGACAGCTGTCCGAGGACATAGCGCTCCATCATCGTGCGCGTGATATGGGCATCCTTCATTCGAAATCCTCCCTCCTCCAGCGTCGTTTGATCCAGTTGCGGGCCCGGTACAGCCGTGATTCCACGCTCTTCTTCTCCAGTCCCGCAGCTTCAGCGATCTCTTCGTAAGATTTGTCTTCTATATAATAAGCAGCGATCACTTCGCGATAATTGGGCGGCAGTTGGTCGATCAGCGCATGGACCTGCTGCCGCTGCACCCTCTGGAGTGCTTCCTTCTCTGCATCCGGCGCCGCATCCTGCCCCTCGAGCAGTTCGCTGTCCTGAAACAGCTCCGGCCTGCGCATCTTCTTCCGCTTATAATCGATGGCGCGATGGACGGCGATGCGGGTGATCCATGTCTTCCATCCTTCCATCCTGTATTCCGGGAGGGAACGATAGATTTGGAGCAGCACCTCCTGGGTCACATCCTCCGCATCATGGGGCGACTGCAGCACGGCGAAGACGGTTCTGTATATGTATGGACCATAAGCCTGGACGAAAGGCCGAAAATGCTCGGGCCCGCCTTCCAGCACCGCTTGGATCCAATCTTTTTGCCCAATGTCCTGAATCTCGTTCCCCTCCTTTTCCACACCAATAGACGATGCGCATGGCAGTTAGCCCTGCACTTTTTGCTAAAATTTTTTTGGAGCCGAGTGCCATCCTCAGGAAATCGCTTGACGGATGATG
The sequence above is drawn from the Insulibacter thermoxylanivorax genome and encodes:
- a CDS encoding RNA polymerase sigma factor — its product is MEKEGNEIQDIGQKDWIQAVLEGGPEHFRPFVQAYGPYIYRTVFAVLQSPHDAEDVTQEVLLQIYRSLPEYRMEGWKTWITRIAVHRAIDYKRKKMRRPELFQDSELLEGQDAAPDAEKEALQRVQRQQVHALIDQLPPNYREVIAAYYIEDKSYEEIAEAAGLEKKSVESRLYRARNWIKRRWRREDFE